AGGCGCGCCAACCGACGCTCGCGAAGCGGCGTGAAGTCATGCCCGTCCGCGCCGGTCGAGGTGGCGCTGAAGGATGAGCGTGGCGGCCGCGGCGTCGACGCGTCCCTTTTCCTCACGGCGCGACTTGGGCAGCCCCACCGATCTCACCGCTCGTTCGGCCTCCACCGAGGTAAGACGCTCGTCGATCCAGAACACGGGGAGGCCCGTACGCTCCGCGAGGCGCTCGCCGAAGCGCCGCACCTCCAGCGTCCAGGGGCTCTCCGAGCCGTCGAGCGCGAGGGGCAGCCCCACGACGATCTCGACGGCCTCGCGCTCCTCGGCCAGCCGGGACAGGGCCTCGACGGGGGGGCGCTTGCCCCTGCGTCTCTTCACGGTGGGCAGCGGCGAGGCGATGGTCGCCGTGGGGTCGCTGAGCGCGAGCCCGATCCGCCTCTCGCCGTAGTCCACCCCCATGATCCGCCCCGTGCGCGCAGGTGCTGTCTCGATCAGCCCAGCGCCCCCAACGCGCTCTCCGCGGCGCGCCCCTGGAGGAGCGCCGCGTGGACCGCCGCGATGGCCTCCTGGCCGCCGAACAGGAAGCGGCACTCGCCGTCGCCCTGAGACCGGCACGCCACCTCGAGAACCGCCACCGGTCCGGCGTCGACGCCGGCCAGCAGGCCCGCGATCACCCCGGCGGAAAGAAAGCAATCGGGCCGGCTTCCCCCCTCGTCGATCTCGGCGCTGTCCGCGGTGACGAGCTCGCCGGCCCCCGCGTGCACCGTCCGGTGCGTGAAGTCTCCCCAGCCTCGTCCCCGCAGCTCACCCAGCACGCGCCCCCAGAACGCCGACGGCGCCAGGTCCGCGGGATCGCCGTCGAGCGCCATGTCCGCGTAGATGGCGCGCCCCAGAGCCA
The Gemmatimonadota bacterium genome window above contains:
- the ruvX gene encoding Holliday junction resolvase RuvX — encoded protein: MGVDYGERRIGLALSDPTATIASPLPTVKRRRGKRPPVEALSRLAEEREAVEIVVGLPLALDGSESPWTLEVRRFGERLAERTGLPVFWIDERLTSVEAERAVRSVGLPKSRREEKGRVDAAAATLILQRHLDRRGRA
- a CDS encoding V4R domain-containing protein, which translates into the protein MRGQTAREVRLPVEGLSALRAAVRSSCDADAGARALQRAGVALGRAIYADMALDGDPADLAPSAFWGRVLGELRGRGWGDFTHRTVHAGAGELVTADSAEIDEGGSRPDCFLSAGVIAGLLAGVDAGPVAVLEVACRSQGDGECRFLFGGQEAIAAVHAALLQGRAAESALGALG